Proteins from one Candidatus Nitrospira nitrosa genomic window:
- a CDS encoding DUF4910 domain-containing protein: MEADCSLVGLIKELYPICRSITGNGVRETLRIIGQRISLEMREVPSGTKVFDWTVPLEWNVSDAYVMNGAGKRVIDFQSHNLHLMGYSVPVRKKMTLEELRPHLFSLPAYPEWIPYRTSYYKENWGFCIRHADFERLSDGEYDVVIDSTLHSGSLTYGEFYLPGEVSDEILVSCHVCHPSLCNDNLSGIAVAVKLAETLAARSRRYSYRFLFVPGTIGSITWLAQNEQAVSRIRHGLVLTGVGDAGNVTYKKSRQGNTEIDRAMMHVLKHSGETHAIIDFSPYGYDERQYCSPGFNLPVGCFMRTPHSQYPEYHSSADNLSLIRPKSLTQSYTHCLTVFELLEGNRVYVNQNPRCEPQLGRRGLYRTIAGQQEYQSRELALLWVLNMSDGRHALLDIAGRADLPFGQIQSAAEALVEVGLLKEYRRSGDA, from the coding sequence GTGGAAGCCGATTGCTCTCTAGTTGGTTTGATAAAAGAGCTCTACCCAATTTGCCGGAGTATTACTGGTAATGGTGTTCGAGAAACTCTTCGGATAATTGGGCAACGTATTTCGCTGGAAATGCGGGAAGTTCCTAGCGGGACAAAGGTATTTGATTGGACGGTTCCTTTGGAGTGGAATGTATCTGATGCTTATGTGATGAACGGGGCAGGTAAACGAGTCATCGATTTTCAATCACACAATTTGCATCTCATGGGTTACAGCGTGCCGGTTCGAAAAAAGATGACCCTCGAGGAATTGCGTCCGCATCTGTTCAGCCTGCCGGCTTATCCTGAGTGGATTCCATATCGGACGTCCTATTACAAGGAGAATTGGGGATTTTGCATTCGGCACGCTGATTTTGAGAGGCTTTCTGATGGCGAGTACGATGTCGTCATTGATTCGACACTTCATTCTGGTTCACTGACGTACGGCGAGTTCTACTTGCCGGGTGAAGTTTCCGATGAAATTCTCGTGTCATGCCATGTGTGCCATCCATCATTGTGCAATGACAATTTGTCTGGCATTGCAGTCGCCGTGAAGCTCGCGGAAACCCTGGCTGCTCGCTCAAGGCGATATTCATACCGGTTTCTCTTTGTCCCAGGAACTATTGGATCGATTACATGGCTGGCTCAGAATGAGCAGGCGGTGTCTCGCATTCGGCATGGGCTTGTGTTGACGGGGGTGGGCGATGCGGGAAATGTCACCTATAAAAAAAGTCGTCAGGGCAATACGGAGATCGATCGGGCGATGATGCATGTCTTGAAACATTCTGGGGAGACGCATGCCATCATTGACTTTTCCCCGTACGGCTATGATGAGCGGCAGTATTGCTCTCCGGGCTTTAATTTGCCTGTTGGATGTTTTATGCGGACACCACATAGCCAATACCCGGAGTATCACTCGTCTGCGGACAATCTGAGCCTCATACGGCCTAAGTCCCTTACTCAGTCCTATACGCATTGCCTAACGGTCTTCGAGTTGCTGGAGGGGAATCGAGTGTATGTGAATCAGAACCCACGATGTGAACCACAATTGGGACGGAGGGGTCTGTATCGTACCATTGCGGGGCAGCAAGAATACCAGTCCAGAGAGCTCGCGCTTCTTTGGGTATTGAATATGTCCGATGGGCGGCATGCGCTGCTAGACATTGCAGGCCGTGCGGATCTTCCATTCGGGCAGATTCAATCTGCGGCCGAAGCGTTGGTAGAAGTTGGACTGTTGAAAGAGTATCGAAGGTCGGGCGACGCCTAA
- the rfbC gene encoding dTDP-4-dehydrorhamnose 3,5-epimerase: MIFAETSLKGAFVLDPEPVSDERGMFARVWCQKEFEMHGLFSRWVQSSVSVNRRKGTLRGMHYQTAPSEEVKLVRCTAGAIYDVIVDLRPASPTYGQHVGLLLTADNYRSLYIPRQFAHGFLTLQDNSEVSYHMSEFHAPSTARGIRWDDPLLHIEWPEPIVIVSEKDQMWPQFHLNG; the protein is encoded by the coding sequence ATGATTTTTGCCGAAACTTCTCTCAAGGGTGCTTTTGTTCTTGACCCTGAGCCTGTGTCTGATGAACGGGGAATGTTTGCAAGGGTCTGGTGCCAAAAAGAGTTCGAGATGCATGGACTTTTCTCCAGGTGGGTTCAATCGAGCGTTTCCGTAAACCGTCGCAAAGGGACCCTGCGGGGAATGCATTACCAAACTGCCCCGAGCGAGGAAGTGAAATTAGTCCGCTGTACTGCAGGTGCGATCTATGATGTCATTGTAGACTTGCGACCAGCATCACCAACCTATGGGCAGCATGTTGGCCTACTGTTGACCGCAGATAATTATCGATCTCTTTATATCCCAAGACAATTTGCCCATGGATTTCTCACGCTGCAAGACAACTCCGAAGTCTCCTATCACATGTCGGAGTTCCATGCGCCTTCTACTGCGCGTGGCATTCGATGGGATGACCCGCTGTTGCACATTGAGTGGCCCGAGCCTATCGTGATTGTCTCAGAGAAGGATCAAATGTGGCCACAGTTTCATTTGAACGGGTGA
- a CDS encoding class I SAM-dependent methyltransferase produces MKPSACRSCGACLERTFVDLGMSPLANSYIKPEQTNRMEPFYPLHVYVCEKCLLVQLEQFSTPQDIFSDYAYFSSFSDSWLAHARTYVDMIVDRFRFNQNSRVVEIASNDGYLLKNFVSRGIPVLGVEPAANVAEVAREKGINTKVAFFGEKTAGGLVDDGWAADLIIGNNVLAHVPDLNDFVSGLKVLLKPTGLITMEFPHLLQLVEQNQFDTIYHEHFSYFSFIAVERVFSRHGMKLFDVEELPTHGGSLRIYACHESDTSKPTETRAKELKSREEAIGFGNLSHYRSFGQQVEATKRKLLSFLIAAKHEGKRVVGYGAPAKGNTLLNYCGIRTDFVDYTVDRSPHKQGHFLPGVHIPIYDPEQVRATKPDYLLILPWNIRVEVMHQMSYIREWGGKFVVPIPEVQVYS; encoded by the coding sequence ATGAAGCCATCGGCGTGTCGCTCATGCGGAGCATGTCTAGAACGCACATTCGTTGATCTTGGTATGTCTCCATTGGCTAATTCTTATATCAAGCCAGAACAAACCAATCGGATGGAACCTTTCTATCCTTTACATGTGTATGTGTGTGAAAAGTGCTTGCTGGTTCAGCTGGAACAGTTTTCAACTCCGCAAGACATTTTCTCAGACTATGCATACTTTTCCTCATTTTCTGATTCATGGCTCGCTCATGCGCGGACCTATGTTGATATGATTGTCGATCGATTCAGATTTAATCAAAACTCCAGAGTGGTAGAGATCGCCAGTAATGATGGTTATCTTCTGAAGAACTTTGTCTCGCGTGGCATCCCTGTGCTCGGGGTAGAACCTGCGGCAAATGTGGCCGAGGTCGCGAGGGAGAAAGGGATCAATACGAAGGTGGCGTTCTTTGGTGAGAAGACGGCGGGTGGGCTGGTGGACGATGGATGGGCCGCAGATCTGATAATTGGAAACAATGTATTGGCGCATGTTCCAGATTTGAACGATTTTGTGAGTGGACTGAAAGTGCTCTTAAAGCCAACAGGTCTTATTACCATGGAGTTCCCTCACCTTCTTCAACTCGTGGAACAAAATCAGTTTGATACGATCTATCATGAGCATTTCTCTTACTTTTCCTTCATCGCGGTTGAGCGGGTATTTTCTCGCCATGGAATGAAACTGTTTGATGTAGAAGAGCTACCAACACACGGGGGATCGTTGAGAATCTATGCCTGCCATGAAAGTGATACATCGAAGCCGACTGAGACGCGGGCAAAGGAGCTGAAGTCACGAGAAGAAGCGATCGGATTTGGTAACCTTAGTCATTATCGTTCGTTTGGTCAACAAGTGGAGGCCACAAAGAGAAAGTTGCTATCTTTTCTTATTGCCGCTAAGCATGAGGGGAAACGTGTCGTGGGTTATGGAGCTCCGGCTAAGGGCAACACACTCCTGAACTATTGCGGCATTCGTACTGACTTCGTCGACTACACCGTAGATCGGAGTCCACATAAGCAAGGCCATTTTCTTCCTGGTGTCCATATTCCGATTTATGATCCAGAACAAGTGCGTGCCACGAAGCCCGACTATCTCCTGATCTTGCCCTGGAATATTCGGGTGGAGGTGATGCACCAGATGAGCTACATTCGTGAGTGGGGAGGAAAATTCGTTGTCCCAATCCCTGAGGTGCAAGTGTATTCATGA
- a CDS encoding NAD-dependent epimerase/dehydratase family protein produces the protein MRILITGNMGYVGPLVLRRLRESHPDSTLIGYDIGYFAHCLTGPARFPESRADIQYFGDIRQVPEKILQGADAIVHLCAISNDPMGAIFEDITLDINYRASIDLAAKAKRAGVKAFVFASSCSVYGFAEGGPRREEDELNPLTAYAKSKVGTERDLASLASESFAVTCLRFATACGMSDRLRLDLVLNDFVAGALVSKQINILSDGTPWRPLIHVRDMARAIDWAVQRDRRDGGAFLTVNVGSDTWNYQVKDLAMAVTQLVPGVEVLINRDAQPDKRSYRVNFDKFSKLAQGFLPVVDLQSAVKDLRDGLMSMSFHDPEFRKGELIRLVTLKRLRESGHLTDQLAWKELAGQ, from the coding sequence ATGCGAATTTTGATCACAGGAAATATGGGCTATGTTGGGCCCTTGGTTCTACGTCGACTACGAGAGTCGCATCCAGACTCGACCTTAATAGGATACGATATTGGGTACTTTGCTCATTGCTTAACTGGTCCAGCGCGGTTTCCTGAAAGCCGAGCTGATATCCAGTATTTCGGGGACATCAGGCAGGTGCCTGAAAAGATCCTCCAGGGAGCTGATGCGATTGTGCATCTCTGTGCGATCTCAAATGATCCGATGGGAGCCATTTTTGAGGACATTACCCTTGATATCAACTATCGAGCAAGTATTGATCTTGCTGCCAAGGCAAAACGAGCCGGGGTCAAGGCGTTTGTGTTCGCATCGAGCTGCAGTGTCTATGGCTTTGCAGAAGGAGGGCCTCGTCGGGAAGAAGATGAGCTTAATCCCCTCACAGCTTATGCAAAGTCGAAAGTCGGTACTGAACGAGATTTGGCGTCGCTCGCATCCGAATCGTTTGCGGTAACCTGTCTCCGGTTTGCAACAGCGTGCGGGATGAGTGATCGGTTACGGTTGGATCTTGTGTTGAATGATTTTGTGGCTGGCGCACTTGTGTCGAAGCAAATCAATATCCTCAGTGATGGAACGCCATGGCGGCCATTAATTCACGTGAGGGATATGGCGAGAGCCATTGATTGGGCGGTGCAGAGAGACCGTCGAGATGGCGGCGCGTTTTTGACGGTCAATGTGGGAAGCGATACGTGGAATTATCAGGTGAAGGATTTAGCCATGGCGGTCACTCAACTTGTCCCAGGTGTCGAAGTTTTAATTAATAGAGACGCGCAGCCTGATAAGCGATCCTACCGGGTTAATTTCGATAAGTTCTCCAAGCTTGCACAGGGATTTCTTCCGGTTGTCGATCTTCAGAGTGCCGTGAAGGATCTTCGTGACGGGCTCATGTCGATGAGCTTTCACGATCCTGAGTTTCGGAAGGGGGAGTTGATACGCTTAGTCACGTTGAAGCGACTAAGAGAGAGTGGGCATCTGACGGATCAGCTTGCATGGAAAGAACTGGCAGGCCAGTGA
- the rfbF gene encoding glucose-1-phosphate cytidylyltransferase → MKAVILAGGMGTRLAEETILRPKPMVEIGGKPILWHIMKIYAAHGIKEFIIALGYKGEMIKEYFLNFYAFNKDISVDLGSGKTTIHDGKQHEDWKVHLVDTGLHTQTGGRLKQLKRWIGDDKTFLFTYGDGVSDVDIQAAIRFHKSHGKLATVTSVLPPARFGRLVFERDHIVDFKEKPRAEEGWINGGFYVLEHKAIDYITGDEIAWEREPIEQLTKDGQLMGYRHDRFWSCMDTLREKTYLENLWQSSRAPWKIW, encoded by the coding sequence GTGAAAGCCGTCATTCTTGCTGGGGGGATGGGGACTCGACTTGCGGAAGAGACCATTTTGCGACCGAAGCCAATGGTTGAAATTGGTGGGAAACCTATCCTGTGGCATATCATGAAGATTTACGCTGCTCACGGTATAAAGGAGTTCATCATAGCGCTTGGGTACAAAGGGGAAATGATCAAGGAATACTTTCTGAACTTCTATGCCTTCAATAAAGATATTTCCGTCGACCTTGGAAGTGGGAAAACGACGATTCATGACGGTAAGCAGCATGAGGATTGGAAGGTCCATCTTGTTGATACTGGTCTGCACACTCAGACGGGTGGTCGGCTCAAGCAGTTGAAAAGGTGGATCGGGGACGACAAAACATTTCTTTTTACTTATGGAGATGGGGTTTCAGACGTCGATATTCAGGCTGCAATACGGTTTCACAAGTCACACGGGAAACTAGCTACCGTAACGTCGGTCTTACCTCCTGCCAGATTCGGACGACTGGTGTTTGAGCGGGACCATATCGTTGATTTCAAAGAGAAGCCGCGCGCTGAGGAAGGTTGGATCAACGGCGGGTTCTATGTTTTGGAGCATAAGGCCATTGATTACATTACAGGGGATGAAATTGCGTGGGAGCGGGAACCGATCGAACAACTCACGAAAGATGGTCAATTGATGGGGTACCGACATGATCGCTTCTGGTCCTGTATGGATACCCTGCGCGAAAAAACCTATTTAGAGAATCTTTGGCAATCATCACGGGCCCCTTGGAAGATATGGTAG
- a CDS encoding transposase: MRLRAFCELPLWVCAQGTARTSLIATRIGQDCAEPFLFEGTCDTEGFNSWLKTRLCLHLTHDHLGIMDNAAFHKSPETVQLIEGTGATLLFLPPYSPTLNPIEHDFAAIKNNREYDETASIDEIVSAYQ; encoded by the coding sequence ATGCGGCTTCGCGCCTTCTGTGAGTTGCCGCTATGGGTATGCGCCCAAGGGACAGCGCGTACCTCGCTGATCGCCACCCGCATCGGGCAGGATTGTGCAGAACCCTTCCTGTTCGAAGGCACCTGCGATACGGAGGGGTTCAACTCCTGGCTCAAAACCAGGCTGTGCCTGCACCTCACCCACGATCACCTGGGCATTATGGACAACGCCGCCTTTCACAAATCACCGGAAACGGTCCAGCTCATTGAGGGAACCGGTGCGACACTGCTCTTCCTCCCGCCGTATTCCCCCACCCTCAACCCCATCGAGCACGACTTCGCTGCGATCAAGAACAACAGGGAGTACGATGAAACTGCTTCCATTGACGAGATCGTAAGCGCATATCAATGA
- a CDS encoding transposase, giving the protein MLPAGHRIGLGRADAGFCVTAFFTALESCELPYIIVAQLTPLVRKLVIHRIPEVEWQPVTRGIAVADLMATLPAWRGQARRFVCRRQTLTERPAASGRRLIECPGYTYRVFITTVPFAAELVTRMYAGRADCENRIKELKEDLSLDTFGLQSFDATDAAFRTGCVLYNLLMGFRETVLPSCWFERRLRAVRDLIFLVGADLIPDARRLRIRFAVPPEERPEFLQRLRTLSEGLPIAAQLEWDLNETNETNQTSVYAANVPVSTVQPSPHAPRASP; this is encoded by the coding sequence ATGTTGCCTGCGGGACACCGGATCGGTTTGGGACGAGCCGATGCCGGCTTCTGTGTGACGGCGTTTTTCACCGCCCTGGAATCCTGCGAACTTCCCTACATCATTGTGGCTCAGCTCACTCCGCTGGTCCGGAAGCTGGTCATCCACCGCATCCCCGAAGTGGAGTGGCAGCCCGTCACGCGAGGGATTGCGGTCGCGGACCTGATGGCAACACTTCCGGCCTGGCGGGGCCAGGCTCGCCGGTTTGTCTGTCGGCGTCAGACCTTGACGGAGCGGCCCGCCGCCAGTGGGCGGCGCTTGATCGAGTGTCCTGGCTACACCTACCGGGTGTTCATCACCACGGTCCCCTTTGCTGCCGAATTGGTCACCCGGATGTATGCCGGCCGGGCCGACTGTGAGAACCGCATCAAGGAACTCAAGGAGGACCTGAGTCTCGATACATTCGGCCTCCAGTCCTTCGACGCGACCGATGCGGCCTTCCGGACCGGCTGCGTCCTGTACAATCTGCTGATGGGATTTCGGGAAACCGTGCTCCCGTCGTGCTGGTTTGAACGGCGGCTGCGTGCCGTCCGGGATCTGATCTTTCTCGTCGGGGCCGATCTGATCCCCGATGCGCGACGGCTGCGCATCCGATTCGCCGTCCCCCCGGAGGAGCGACCCGAGTTTCTCCAGCGCCTCCGCACACTCTCCGAGGGGCTCCCGATTGCGGCGCAGTTGGAGTGGGATCTCAACGAAACGAATGAGACGAATCAGACCTCTGTTTACGCCGCGAATGTCCCGGTGTCGACAGTCCAACCGTCACCCCACGCGCCAAGAGCCTCCCCTTAA
- a CDS encoding transposase, producing MRTRQPSASPLYPKLRFAFTDHSITVWAGVILLRLYIEFLNLRTALTSVLTPMAKTSNHQIPVVDVLLAWWYGLALGAERFEHLTRYRRDPLLPRLLGLPRFPSPDTVRRFFGRFTYRHTTEVSEALMRLSLRSLRPTLMGHTLDLDSTVFCRYGEQDGSLKGHNPIKHGRPSHHPLVAWLSERRRLLWATLRAGHAGTRPTEYGNFWPRRSPCCLRDTGSVWDEPMPASV from the coding sequence ATGCGCACCCGTCAGCCATCGGCCTCACCGCTCTACCCGAAGCTCCGCTTTGCGTTTACGGATCATTCGATCACCGTGTGGGCGGGGGTGATTCTGCTCCGGTTGTACATCGAATTCCTGAACCTTCGCACCGCTCTCACCAGTGTGCTGACGCCGATGGCCAAGACCTCCAACCATCAGATTCCCGTCGTCGACGTCCTGCTGGCCTGGTGGTACGGACTGGCGCTGGGCGCCGAACGGTTTGAACATCTGACCCGCTATCGGCGTGATCCGCTGCTGCCCCGGCTGCTGGGGCTGCCGCGGTTTCCCTCGCCCGATACGGTGCGGCGATTCTTCGGGCGGTTCACCTATCGCCACACGACTGAAGTGTCAGAGGCCCTGATGCGGCTGTCGTTGAGGAGCCTGCGTCCGACGCTGATGGGCCATACCCTGGATCTGGATTCCACCGTGTTCTGTCGCTATGGCGAGCAAGACGGCAGTCTGAAGGGACATAATCCGATCAAACATGGGCGGCCTTCCCATCATCCGTTGGTGGCCTGGCTGAGTGAACGCCGGCGGCTCTTGTGGGCGACCTTACGGGCGGGGCATGCTGGGACGCGGCCAACGGAGTACGGGAATTTTTGGCCCAGGCGCTCACCATGTTGCCTGCGGGACACCGGATCGGTTTGGGACGAGCCGATGCCGGCTTCTGTGTGA
- a CDS encoding PilZ domain-containing protein, which yields MEWEWPIQDNHESHRERAALLRPILYEIMVQEGGGGSLAKKGKALSLNISSGGMLILMEQAPKVEQVLKIYVPTPVTIAETPTLAEVRWSRMLPFGRSNSSTAHLVGVRFMF from the coding sequence ATGGAATGGGAGTGGCCGATTCAGGACAATCATGAAAGCCACAGAGAGAGAGCTGCGTTGCTGAGACCAATATTGTATGAAATCATGGTTCAAGAAGGCGGAGGCGGTAGCCTTGCCAAGAAGGGGAAGGCACTGTCTTTGAATATCAGCAGTGGTGGTATGTTGATTCTTATGGAACAAGCACCAAAGGTTGAGCAGGTTCTCAAGATCTACGTACCGACACCTGTCACTATCGCTGAAACCCCAACCCTTGCAGAGGTTCGTTGGAGTCGGATGCTTCCATTTGGAAGATCAAATAGTTCTACCGCCCATCTTGTAGGAGTCCGGTTCATGTTCTAA
- a CDS encoding response regulator transcription factor, with translation MAESPKGTEQTDVLADQRAGSGIVVLSTSMQLLHMNRQATELAKKITAVEHGGSTTVSARGILPTALTELCTEIIKALHIRTEAKDWEQFELKRVTGDPNQPILLRGFGLPDRGGIQHARLVVTMEELGRKQNLNAEHARERFQLTNREQSVVEHLSKGWTNKEIANALQITEQTVKEHIKHIMRKTNSTTRTGILVQIFNA, from the coding sequence ATGGCTGAATCACCAAAAGGGACTGAACAAACCGATGTTCTTGCCGACCAGAGAGCAGGCTCTGGAATTGTCGTCCTATCGACATCCATGCAACTACTTCACATGAATCGACAGGCTACCGAGCTCGCTAAAAAGATCACAGCAGTGGAACATGGAGGCAGTACAACTGTTTCAGCACGCGGAATACTCCCAACAGCCCTGACTGAGCTTTGCACAGAGATCATCAAAGCCCTCCACATACGGACAGAAGCTAAAGATTGGGAACAGTTTGAACTCAAGCGCGTCACGGGCGACCCCAATCAACCGATTCTACTAAGAGGCTTTGGCTTACCCGATCGAGGCGGGATTCAACATGCCCGACTTGTTGTAACCATGGAAGAGCTAGGGCGAAAACAGAACCTGAATGCGGAACATGCGCGAGAACGCTTCCAACTCACCAACCGAGAGCAATCCGTAGTGGAACACCTCTCAAAAGGCTGGACAAATAAAGAGATTGCTAACGCTCTACAAATTACCGAACAAACTGTCAAAGAGCATATCAAGCACATCATGCGCAAAACGAATTCCACCACCAGGACTGGCATCCTCGTCCAAATATTTAACGCTTAA
- the glgA gene encoding glycogen synthase GlgA, whose product MVSKISDNSLHIVMVASEAVPYAKTGGLADVVGALSMALTKLGHRVTLLLPGYRTRLAQKDRRVTMQFSVPMEGTSADVSIEEEYVPVIGGLHQVRVLFVCHDPYFNRSGLYQQDHRDYPDNLDRFTLFCRAVIQAMHVLVDVQREKIDVLHLHDWQAALCAVYLKVLPHEHNSLQSIKTLLTVHNLGYQGIFPGEEFIKTGLPSSLFSLGGLEFYGAVNCLKGGIIFSDAVSTVSPTYAREILTAEYGCGLEGVLANRTNGVSGIANGIDETAWDPAHDAYLPVQYHANDLSGKQACKRALQQELGLPILNVPLLAVIGRLTFQKGFDLLLDILPELMALDLQLVVLGTGDTHLEQQFLAAKEKHPQTIGLTLGFDEGRAHRIEAGSDMLIMPSRYEPCGLSQLYSLRYGTVPIVRRTGGLADTVIPFRPSTVKSRCATGFHFIDPSPDALLSSILLALHVYEEQEVWHSLVTAGMNADLSWGQSARAYVDLYRRLRDRM is encoded by the coding sequence ATGGTGTCAAAAATCTCAGATAATAGCTTGCACATTGTAATGGTCGCCTCTGAGGCGGTTCCATACGCAAAAACGGGTGGGCTTGCGGATGTTGTGGGGGCCTTGTCCATGGCCCTTACGAAATTAGGCCATCGGGTGACCTTGTTGCTGCCTGGCTATCGGACTCGGTTGGCTCAGAAGGACCGTCGGGTCACTATGCAATTCTCTGTACCTATGGAAGGGACGTCGGCGGATGTGTCCATTGAAGAAGAATATGTGCCGGTGATCGGTGGATTGCATCAGGTAAGAGTGTTGTTCGTGTGTCACGATCCGTACTTCAATCGTTCGGGACTCTATCAGCAGGATCATCGCGACTATCCGGACAACCTTGACCGATTCACTTTGTTCTGTCGTGCAGTTATTCAAGCGATGCATGTCTTAGTAGACGTACAGCGGGAGAAGATTGATGTCCTGCACCTTCACGATTGGCAGGCGGCATTGTGCGCGGTCTATCTCAAGGTGCTACCGCATGAGCATAATAGTCTTCAGTCGATCAAGACCTTGTTGACTGTGCACAACCTCGGTTACCAGGGGATATTCCCAGGTGAGGAATTCATAAAAACCGGTCTTCCTTCATCGCTCTTCTCACTGGGTGGGCTTGAGTTCTACGGAGCAGTTAATTGTTTGAAGGGGGGCATCATCTTCTCCGACGCTGTTTCCACGGTAAGTCCTACCTATGCGAGGGAGATTTTAACTGCGGAATATGGGTGTGGACTTGAAGGCGTATTGGCAAACCGTACAAATGGTGTCAGTGGTATCGCAAACGGAATTGATGAGACTGCATGGGATCCCGCGCACGATGCCTACTTGCCGGTTCAGTACCACGCCAACGACCTATCAGGGAAACAGGCGTGTAAGCGAGCGTTGCAGCAGGAGCTAGGATTACCGATTCTTAATGTGCCACTGCTGGCAGTCATTGGCCGATTGACGTTCCAAAAGGGATTTGATCTTTTGCTTGATATTCTTCCAGAGCTTATGGCTCTCGATCTCCAACTGGTTGTATTGGGTACTGGCGATACTCATTTGGAACAGCAATTCCTTGCCGCGAAGGAGAAGCATCCTCAGACAATCGGTCTTACTCTTGGTTTTGATGAGGGGCGAGCTCATCGGATTGAGGCGGGTTCGGACATGCTGATCATGCCGTCTCGTTACGAGCCGTGCGGATTAAGTCAGCTATATAGCTTGCGATACGGTACGGTTCCTATCGTGCGGCGTACAGGTGGACTTGCTGATACTGTTATTCCCTTTCGTCCGTCAACGGTCAAATCCAGATGCGCAACAGGTTTTCATTTTATTGATCCCTCTCCCGATGCCCTGCTCTCCTCGATTCTACTCGCGCTTCATGTTTATGAGGAACAGGAGGTTTGGCACTCATTGGTCACTGCGGGAATGAATGCGGATCTATCGTGGGGTCAATCGGCAAGGGCCTATGTGGATTTATATCGCCGGTTGCGAGATAGGATGTGA
- a CDS encoding gamma-butyrobetaine hydroxylase-like domain-containing protein, with protein sequence MTAAALEPRDIEWLEKGVLGIQWSDGHRAVYPVRSLRQHCPCAACVDEWTGARRLQADDVPLLIMLQDIQPVGRYAFQFKWSDGHDTGIYSYTLLRGLCQCDVCQPVKPIEVKSRRLL encoded by the coding sequence ATGACAGCCGCTGCATTAGAGCCTCGGGATATAGAGTGGCTTGAGAAGGGCGTATTGGGAATTCAATGGAGCGACGGTCATCGGGCAGTTTATCCAGTCCGCTCGCTTCGACAGCATTGTCCCTGTGCGGCCTGCGTTGATGAATGGACGGGAGCACGTCGCCTTCAGGCCGATGATGTTCCGTTGTTGATCATGCTACAGGATATTCAACCAGTTGGGCGCTATGCGTTTCAATTCAAATGGAGCGATGGCCATGATACGGGAATTTATTCCTACACTTTGTTGCGGGGGTTGTGTCAGTGTGATGTCTGTCAACCGGTTAAACCAATTGAAGTCAAGTCCAGGCGACTTTTGTGA
- the recO gene encoding DNA repair protein RecO: MPLVKATALVLRSRKWGDADRIVTFYAKEKGKIRGVARGARRPKSRFGAALEPFSLCRLNLFEKIGDSLYRISHVDLVRSSQKLRESLSLIDSAARMVNVVAAITPDGDPDPLLFDTLEQGLASLHESEDPTFTALLFQIRLLGVTGFRPQTDHCASCGKTHFVGEPHFSPVAGGLVCVPCVAHQRVRCVALSRGSLSFLQQAIRLDPILVTRLRASGQVRGEVEAAIEGYVTVVAGRRLPSANFLSITVS, translated from the coding sequence GTGCCACTCGTAAAGGCGACAGCGCTCGTTTTGCGAAGTCGCAAGTGGGGCGATGCCGATCGAATTGTCACATTTTACGCAAAAGAGAAAGGCAAGATTCGAGGGGTAGCTCGTGGTGCGCGTCGGCCTAAGAGCCGTTTTGGCGCGGCACTTGAGCCGTTCAGTCTGTGCCGGTTGAATCTCTTCGAAAAAATCGGCGACTCGCTATATCGGATTTCACACGTTGATCTTGTCAGGTCTTCCCAAAAGTTGCGGGAATCTCTCAGTCTCATAGATTCGGCGGCACGGATGGTCAACGTGGTGGCTGCGATTACTCCGGATGGAGATCCGGATCCACTTTTGTTTGATACGCTCGAGCAGGGGCTTGCATCGCTTCACGAGAGTGAAGACCCAACCTTTACGGCGCTCCTTTTTCAAATCAGATTGCTGGGTGTCACCGGATTTCGTCCACAGACCGACCATTGTGCTTCATGTGGGAAGACACATTTTGTAGGTGAACCTCACTTTTCTCCGGTTGCAGGAGGGCTTGTGTGTGTACCATGCGTTGCGCACCAGCGAGTTCGCTGTGTCGCGCTATCACGCGGCAGCCTCTCATTTCTCCAACAGGCCATTCGTCTTGATCCCATTCTCGTGACACGATTACGAGCCAGTGGACAAGTGCGGGGAGAAGTGGAGGCGGCGATTGAAGGGTATGTGACGGTTGTGGCCGGTAGGAGGCTCCCATCCGCGAATTTTTTGTCGATTACTGTGTCGTAA